The following are encoded together in the Citrus sinensis cultivar Valencia sweet orange chromosome 1, DVS_A1.0, whole genome shotgun sequence genome:
- the LOC102617586 gene encoding protein NRT1/ PTR FAMILY 6.2-like isoform X1, whose amino-acid sequence MGEMVSWTVADAVDYKGFPADRSKTGGWVPAALSLGIEICERLSTMGIAVNLVTYLGGTMHLPSATSANIVTDFMGTSFLLCLLGGFLADSFLGRYRTIAIFATVQTFGTGLLAMSTKQPQLRPPPCHATDITKCQHASGIQMGVLYISLYLIALGTGGLKSSVSGFGTDQFDEKDEKEKTQMAYFFSRFFFVISTGTLMAVTVLVYIQDEVGRSWGYGICSICMFTAILIFLSGTRRYRYKKCSGSPIVHICQVVVAARKKRKVELPSSTASLYEDYPEESRIQHTYQFRCLDKASVVTNTDYSEDGAFVSNPWTLCPVTRVEEVKMVIRLLPIWATTILFWSTYAQMITFSVEQATTMQRSIGNFKIPAASLTVFFVAAILITLGAYDRLIIPLLKKRKGKPGFSNLQLIAIGLFLSALGMASASVVEVKRLAVAKANGTTGTTLPISVFYLIPQFFLVGSGEGFMYTGQLDFFITQSPKGMKTMSTGLFLTTLSLGFFFSSLLVSIVKAATGSNGKHGWVGENINKGRLDCFYGLLAALSFINFGLFLLCASWYKRKKAKQVPEMEIIVKGSSVEEKL is encoded by the exons ATG GGTGAGATGGTGAGTTGGACTGTTGCAGATGCAGTAGATTATAAGGGGTTTCCTGCGGATAGGTCCAAAACTGGCGGTTGGGTTCCTGCTGCTCTTAGCTTAG GAATTGAAATATGCGAGAGGCTCTCAACAATGGGAATTGCAGTGAACCTTGTGACATATTTGGGTGGAACGATGCATCTTCCAAGTGCTACTTCTGCCAATATAGTCACAGACTTCATGGGCACATCCTTTTTGCTATGCTTACTAGGCGGCTTCCTTGCTGACTCATTTCTAGGCCGATATAGAACAATTGCAATATTTGCCACAGTCCAAACTTTT GGGACTGGCTTGTTAGCAATGTCAACCAAACAGCCCCAGCTGCGCCCGCCTCCTTGCCATGCTACTGATATAACCAAATGCCAACATGCTTCAGGAATTCAAATGGGAGTTCTCTATATTTCCTTGTATCTAATTGCATTGGGGACTGGTGGCCTAAAATCAAGTGTCTCAGGATTTGGAACTGATCAGTTTGATGAGAAGGATGAGAAGGAAAAGACGCAAATGGCCTACTTCTTTAGCAGGTTCTTTTTTGTCATTAGTACCGGGACTTTGATGGCTGTCACAGTGCTCGTTTACATTCAAGATGAAGTTGGTCGAAGCTGGGGTTATGGAATATGTTCCATCTGCATGTTTACGGCTATCCTGATATTTTTATCAGGAACTCGAAGATACAGATACAAGAAATGCTCGGGCAGTCCCATAGTCCACATTTGCCAGGTTGTTGTGGCTGccagaaagaaaaggaaggtTGAATTACCTTCCAGTACTGCCTCCTTATACGAGGATTACCCCGAGGAATCCAGAATCCAGCACACATATCAGTTCCG TTGCTTGGACAAGGCGTCGGTTGTGACAAATACTGATTACAGTGAAGATGGTGCCTTCGTCAGCAATCCTTGGACGCTTTGTCCGGTCACAAGGGTCGAGGAGGTGAAGATGGTGATTAGACTACTTCCTATTTGGGCAACAACAATCCTATTTTGGTCAACATATGCACAGATGATCACATTCTCGGTGGAACAAGCTACCACCATGCAGAGATCCATaggaaatttcaaaattccaGCTGCTTCCCTCACCGTCTTCTTTGTAGCAGCCATACTGATCACTCTCGGAGCTTATGATCGGTTGATTATTCCACTTTTGAAAAAGAGGAAAGGCAAACCAG GATTTAGCAATCTGCAATTGATAGCCATAGGCCTCTTCTTGTCAGCATTAGGAATGGCATCAGCGTCAGTAGTAGAGGTGAAACGTCTGGCAGTCGCGAAAGCTAATGGCACAACAGGAACAACTTTACCCATCTCAGTTTTCTATTTGATCCCACAATTTTTCTTGGTGGGTTCTGGAGAAGGATTTATGTACACTGGGCAGCTAGATTTCTTCATCACTCAGTCACCTAAAGGAATGAAAACAATGAGCACCGGTCTGTTCCTCACAACACTCTCACTTGGGTTCTTTTTCAGCAGCCTTTTAGTTTCCATTGTGAAGGCTGCAACTGGAAGCAATGGTAAACATGGTTGGGTAGGAGAGAATATAAACAAAGGGAGACTTGATTGTTTCTATGGGCTTTTAGCTGCATTAAGCTTCATTAATTTTGGATTGTTTCTGCTTTGTGCTTCATGGTACAAGAGGAAAAAAGCTAAACAGGTTCCAGAAATGGAGATTATAGTCAAAGGTTCTTCAGTTGAAGAGAAGCTCTAG
- the LOC102617586 gene encoding protein NRT1/ PTR FAMILY 6.2-like isoform X2, translated as MGIAVNLVTYLGGTMHLPSATSANIVTDFMGTSFLLCLLGGFLADSFLGRYRTIAIFATVQTFGTGLLAMSTKQPQLRPPPCHATDITKCQHASGIQMGVLYISLYLIALGTGGLKSSVSGFGTDQFDEKDEKEKTQMAYFFSRFFFVISTGTLMAVTVLVYIQDEVGRSWGYGICSICMFTAILIFLSGTRRYRYKKCSGSPIVHICQVVVAARKKRKVELPSSTASLYEDYPEESRIQHTYQFRCLDKASVVTNTDYSEDGAFVSNPWTLCPVTRVEEVKMVIRLLPIWATTILFWSTYAQMITFSVEQATTMQRSIGNFKIPAASLTVFFVAAILITLGAYDRLIIPLLKKRKGKPGFSNLQLIAIGLFLSALGMASASVVEVKRLAVAKANGTTGTTLPISVFYLIPQFFLVGSGEGFMYTGQLDFFITQSPKGMKTMSTGLFLTTLSLGFFFSSLLVSIVKAATGSNGKHGWVGENINKGRLDCFYGLLAALSFINFGLFLLCASWYKRKKAKQVPEMEIIVKGSSVEEKL; from the exons ATGGGAATTGCAGTGAACCTTGTGACATATTTGGGTGGAACGATGCATCTTCCAAGTGCTACTTCTGCCAATATAGTCACAGACTTCATGGGCACATCCTTTTTGCTATGCTTACTAGGCGGCTTCCTTGCTGACTCATTTCTAGGCCGATATAGAACAATTGCAATATTTGCCACAGTCCAAACTTTT GGGACTGGCTTGTTAGCAATGTCAACCAAACAGCCCCAGCTGCGCCCGCCTCCTTGCCATGCTACTGATATAACCAAATGCCAACATGCTTCAGGAATTCAAATGGGAGTTCTCTATATTTCCTTGTATCTAATTGCATTGGGGACTGGTGGCCTAAAATCAAGTGTCTCAGGATTTGGAACTGATCAGTTTGATGAGAAGGATGAGAAGGAAAAGACGCAAATGGCCTACTTCTTTAGCAGGTTCTTTTTTGTCATTAGTACCGGGACTTTGATGGCTGTCACAGTGCTCGTTTACATTCAAGATGAAGTTGGTCGAAGCTGGGGTTATGGAATATGTTCCATCTGCATGTTTACGGCTATCCTGATATTTTTATCAGGAACTCGAAGATACAGATACAAGAAATGCTCGGGCAGTCCCATAGTCCACATTTGCCAGGTTGTTGTGGCTGccagaaagaaaaggaaggtTGAATTACCTTCCAGTACTGCCTCCTTATACGAGGATTACCCCGAGGAATCCAGAATCCAGCACACATATCAGTTCCG TTGCTTGGACAAGGCGTCGGTTGTGACAAATACTGATTACAGTGAAGATGGTGCCTTCGTCAGCAATCCTTGGACGCTTTGTCCGGTCACAAGGGTCGAGGAGGTGAAGATGGTGATTAGACTACTTCCTATTTGGGCAACAACAATCCTATTTTGGTCAACATATGCACAGATGATCACATTCTCGGTGGAACAAGCTACCACCATGCAGAGATCCATaggaaatttcaaaattccaGCTGCTTCCCTCACCGTCTTCTTTGTAGCAGCCATACTGATCACTCTCGGAGCTTATGATCGGTTGATTATTCCACTTTTGAAAAAGAGGAAAGGCAAACCAG GATTTAGCAATCTGCAATTGATAGCCATAGGCCTCTTCTTGTCAGCATTAGGAATGGCATCAGCGTCAGTAGTAGAGGTGAAACGTCTGGCAGTCGCGAAAGCTAATGGCACAACAGGAACAACTTTACCCATCTCAGTTTTCTATTTGATCCCACAATTTTTCTTGGTGGGTTCTGGAGAAGGATTTATGTACACTGGGCAGCTAGATTTCTTCATCACTCAGTCACCTAAAGGAATGAAAACAATGAGCACCGGTCTGTTCCTCACAACACTCTCACTTGGGTTCTTTTTCAGCAGCCTTTTAGTTTCCATTGTGAAGGCTGCAACTGGAAGCAATGGTAAACATGGTTGGGTAGGAGAGAATATAAACAAAGGGAGACTTGATTGTTTCTATGGGCTTTTAGCTGCATTAAGCTTCATTAATTTTGGATTGTTTCTGCTTTGTGCTTCATGGTACAAGAGGAAAAAAGCTAAACAGGTTCCAGAAATGGAGATTATAGTCAAAGGTTCTTCAGTTGAAGAGAAGCTCTAG
- the LOC102617106 gene encoding pentatricopeptide repeat-containing protein At4g21065-like, translated as MNIALKAKSRLQCKIPIHDRAAEQSCLALLQSCNSLPKLAQIHSRILKLGLLNNPLVLTKFTATSSDLNAIDYATSVIFSPESDTLLYDTFLFNTIIRAYAQINNLKTNSIECYNLMLEYGVSPNKFTYPFVLKACAGIGDLNLGKSVHGAVLKFQFGDDIHVQNTLVHMYGSCEGGIELGRKVFDEMSERDSVSWSAMIGGYARLGLSTDAIDLFRQMQISGVCPDEITMVTVLSACTDLGALEVGKWVESFIEKQMVNRSVGLCNALIDMFAKCGDIDKALKLFRSMNGITIVSWTSVIAGLAMHGRGLEAVALFEEMLEAGVPPDDVAFVGLLSACSHCGLVDKGREYFDSMKNDFGIIPKIEHYGCMVDMLCRSGRVKEAHEFIQKMPIEANPIIWRTLISACCARGELKLAESITKRLIGNEPMHESNYVLLSHIYAKLLRWEKKTKIREVMDKRGMKKIPGSTLIELDNEIYEFVCGDKSHHQSKEIYEMLDEMGRKMKKAGYVPTTSEVLLDINEEDKEDALNKHSEKLAIAFALLKTPPGTPIRIVKNLRVCNDCHSATKFISKIYNREIVVRDRHRFHHFKDGSCSCRDFW; from the coding sequence ATGAATATCGCTCTGAAAGCAAAATCCAGGCTACAGTgcaaaatcccaattcacgaTAGAGCAGCAGAGCAAAGCTGCTTAGCACTCCTCCAATCCTGCAACAGCCTCCCTAAACTCGCCCAAATCCACAGCCGCATTCTCAAATTGGGTCTCCTAAACAACCCACTAGTTCTGACCAAGTTCACTGCTACCTCCTCCGATCTCAATGCTATAGATTATGCTACCTCTGTTATATTTTCACCGGAATCCGATACCCTTCTCTATGATACGTTCCTATTCAATACTATAATAAGAGCTTATGCTCAGATTAATAATTTGAAGACTAATTCTATTGAGTGTTACAATCTGATGCTTGAATATGGAGTTTCGCCCAATAAATTCACTTACCCATTTGTTCTTAAGGCCTGTGCTGGCATTGGTGACTTGAATCTGGGCAAGTCTGTACATGGTGCTGTGTTAAAGTTCCAGTTTGGTGATGATATTCATGTGCAAAACACTTTGGTTCACATGTATGGAAGTTGTGAAGGAGGGATTGAGTTGGGTCGTAAGGTGTTCGATGAAATGTCTGAACGGGACTCTGTTTCATGGAGTGCGATGATTGGTGGGTATGCGCGTTTAGGTTTGTCTACTGATGCTATAGATTTGTTTAGGCAAATGCAGATTTCTGGTGTTTGTCCAGACGAGATTACTATGGTTACGGTTTTGTCTGCTTGCACCGACTTGGGAGCACTTGAGGTTGGCAAGTGGGTTGAGTCTTTTATTGAGAAACAGATGGTTAATAGAAGTGTGGGGCTGTGTAATGCTTTAATTGACATGTTTGCTAAGTGTGGTGATATTGATAAAGCTTTGAAGCTGTTCAGAAGCATGAATGGGATAACTATTGTTTCATGGACTTCTGTGATTGCTGGTCTGGCAATGCACGGTCGTGGTTTAGAGGCTGTGGCTTTGTTTGAGGAAATGTTAGAAGCTGGAGTGCCACCTGATGATGTTGCCTTTGTAGGATTGCTCTCTGCTTGTAGTCATTGTGGGTTAGTTGACAAAGGCAGAGAATATTTCGATtcaatgaaaaatgattttggcatTATACCTAAAATTGAACACTATGGATGCATGGTGGACATGTTATGCAGGTCTGGACGGGTGAAAGAGGCACACGAGTTTATTCAAAAGATGCCCATTGAGGCAAACCCTATTATTTGGCGAACACTGATTAGTGCTTGTTGTGCCCGTGGTGAACTCAAGCTTGCAGAGAGCATTACCAAACGGCTAATTGGAAACGAACCTATGCATGAGTCCAACTATGTACTGCTTTCCCACATATATGCGAAATTGTTACGTTGGGAGAAGAAAACCAAGATAAGAGAGGTGATGGATAAAAGAGGGATGAAGAAGATACCAGGGAGCACTCTGATTGAATTAGATAATGAAATCTATGAATTTGTGTGTGGAGATAAGTCACATCATCAATCGAAAGAAATATATGAAATGCTTGATGAAATGGGAAGAAAGATGAAGAAGGCTGGATATGTTCCCACTACATCAGAGGTGTTGTTGGACATAAATGAAGAAGATAAGGAAGATGCTTTAAATAAGCATAGCGAAAAGCTGGCAATTGCTTTTGCCCTTTTGAAGACACCCCCTGGAACTCCTATAAGAATTGTGAAGAATTTGCGAGTTTGTAACGACTGTCACTCTGCTACTAAATTCATCTCTAAGATCTATAATCGAGAAATAGTTGTGAGAGACCGGCACCGCTTTCACCATTTCAAGGACGGGTCATGTTCATGCAGAGATTTCTGGTGA